From Sphingopyxis sp. USTB-05, the proteins below share one genomic window:
- a CDS encoding efflux RND transporter permease subunit gives MTPRFFIDRPIFSWVIAIGILLSGIIALRSLPVEQYPSVAPPSLTIGVTYPGADASTLEQNVTQVIEQELNGVEGFLYMASTSESNGTASITLTFEAGTDIDNAQMEVQNRLRRVEQRLPEDVRRQGISVTEANSGFLLIVAITSKSGNTDPMEVNNFANTRVLDELRRVNGVGNVQAFAPEYAMRIWLDPQKLASHNLSPAEALGAVQEQNSQTPGGQLGDQPLAKGAQLNAVITTQGRFTKPEQFESIILRANPDGSAVTLGDVGRVELGAASYLFSSELNGKPMAGLAVQLTPGANALSTADGIRARMDELSKGFPPDITWSIPYDTTPFISLSIEEVVKTLGEAMLLVFLVMFLFLQNWRATVIPTVVVPIALAGACLGLWMAGFSINVLTLFGMVLAIGILVDDAIVVIENVERIMNEEHLSPYEATVKAMGQITSAIIGITLVLIAVFIPMAFFPGSTGGIYRQFSMTLAISIAFSALLALTLTPALCATLLKPHDHSERKGRIGAFFDRFFGRFNEWFGRTTDRYQGGVGKMLGAPLRWLGVFVAMVAITALLFTRLPGSFLPQEDQGYLVTVIQAPPGATTQRTNEATKQVKAFFAEQPQVANVVSVNGFSFFGQGQANAIMFTPLKPWDERKGDGDSADAIAGKAMGAYANIKEAFAFSLSPPSIPELGTSSGFTFKLQDRGGNGRDALIAARNQMLGGAMQSKLLANVRPEGQEDAPVLKVDIDRIQARALGLSIGDVNATLAISFGSAYANDFTREGRVLRVLLQADAASRMTPQDVLELRVRSANGDMVPFGSFSKAEWSAEAPQLQRYNGYPAMTISGEPAPGQSTGEAMAEMERLAQQLPAGFAYEWTGISYEEKQSAGQIGMLLGLSLVVVFLLLAALYESWSVPVAVLLVVPLGVLGAVLFSMFRGLSADIYFNVGLITIIGLAAKNAILIVEFAIEQEAEGKSTFDAVMEAVKLRLRPIIMTSLAFILGMVPLVIASGAGAASRIAVGSGVMGGMIAATLLGIFFIPLFYLSVRKWLSRKRPPAPAEKGHHEEPGHA, from the coding sequence ATGACCCCCCGCTTCTTCATCGACCGGCCCATCTTCTCCTGGGTCATCGCCATCGGCATCCTCTTGTCGGGCATCATCGCGCTGCGCAGCCTGCCGGTTGAGCAATATCCGTCGGTCGCGCCGCCGTCGCTGACGATCGGCGTCACCTATCCGGGGGCCGACGCGAGCACGCTCGAACAGAATGTCACGCAGGTCATCGAGCAGGAACTGAACGGGGTCGAGGGCTTCCTCTATATGGCCTCGACCAGCGAATCGAACGGCACGGCATCGATCACCCTGACCTTCGAGGCAGGAACCGACATCGACAATGCGCAGATGGAGGTCCAGAACCGCCTGCGCCGTGTCGAGCAGCGCCTGCCCGAAGATGTGCGCCGTCAGGGCATTTCGGTCACCGAGGCGAATTCAGGCTTCCTGCTGATCGTCGCGATCACGTCGAAAAGCGGCAACACCGACCCGATGGAGGTCAACAACTTCGCCAACACACGCGTGCTCGACGAATTGCGGCGTGTGAACGGCGTCGGCAATGTTCAGGCGTTCGCGCCCGAATATGCGATGCGCATCTGGCTCGACCCGCAAAAGCTGGCCTCGCACAATCTGTCGCCGGCCGAAGCGCTCGGCGCGGTGCAGGAACAGAATAGCCAGACGCCGGGCGGGCAGCTCGGCGACCAGCCGCTCGCCAAGGGCGCGCAGCTCAACGCCGTCATCACGACGCAGGGCCGCTTTACCAAGCCCGAGCAGTTCGAGAGCATCATCCTGCGCGCCAACCCCGACGGGTCGGCGGTCACGCTGGGCGATGTCGGACGTGTCGAACTGGGCGCCGCGAGCTATCTCTTCTCGTCCGAACTCAACGGCAAACCGATGGCGGGCCTCGCGGTCCAGTTGACCCCGGGCGCCAATGCGCTGTCGACCGCCGACGGCATTCGCGCGCGGATGGACGAGCTGTCAAAGGGCTTCCCGCCCGACATCACATGGTCGATCCCCTACGACACGACGCCCTTCATCAGCCTGTCGATCGAAGAGGTGGTCAAGACGCTGGGCGAAGCGATGCTGCTCGTCTTCCTGGTCATGTTCCTGTTTCTCCAGAACTGGCGGGCGACCGTGATCCCGACCGTCGTCGTGCCGATCGCTCTTGCCGGCGCGTGTCTCGGCCTCTGGATGGCGGGCTTCTCGATCAACGTGCTGACCCTGTTCGGCATGGTTCTCGCGATCGGCATCCTCGTCGACGACGCGATCGTCGTGATCGAGAATGTCGAGCGCATCATGAATGAAGAGCATCTGTCGCCCTATGAAGCGACGGTGAAGGCGATGGGGCAGATCACCTCGGCGATCATCGGCATCACGCTGGTGCTGATCGCGGTATTCATCCCGATGGCGTTTTTCCCCGGTTCGACCGGCGGCATCTATCGCCAATTCTCGATGACGCTCGCGATCTCGATCGCCTTCTCGGCGTTGCTTGCACTTACGCTGACGCCCGCGCTCTGTGCGACGCTGCTGAAGCCGCATGACCATAGCGAGCGCAAGGGACGCATCGGTGCCTTCTTCGACCGCTTCTTTGGGCGGTTCAACGAATGGTTCGGCCGCACGACCGACCGCTATCAGGGCGGCGTCGGCAAGATGCTCGGCGCCCCGCTCCGCTGGCTCGGCGTGTTCGTGGCGATGGTCGCGATCACCGCGCTCCTGTTCACCCGCCTGCCGGGTTCGTTCCTGCCGCAGGAAGACCAGGGTTATCTCGTAACCGTGATCCAGGCGCCCCCGGGCGCGACGACGCAGCGCACCAACGAGGCGACGAAACAGGTAAAGGCCTTTTTCGCCGAACAGCCGCAGGTCGCGAATGTCGTGTCGGTCAACGGATTCAGCTTCTTCGGCCAGGGACAGGCGAATGCCATCATGTTCACGCCGCTGAAGCCGTGGGACGAGCGCAAGGGCGACGGCGACAGCGCCGACGCGATCGCGGGCAAGGCGATGGGCGCCTATGCGAACATCAAGGAAGCCTTTGCCTTCTCGCTTAGCCCGCCGTCGATCCCCGAACTCGGTACGTCGAGCGGTTTCACCTTCAAGCTGCAGGACCGCGGCGGCAACGGGCGCGATGCGCTGATCGCCGCGCGCAACCAGATGCTGGGCGGCGCGATGCAGAGCAAGCTGCTCGCCAACGTCCGCCCCGAGGGGCAGGAGGATGCGCCGGTGCTGAAGGTCGATATCGACCGGATTCAGGCGCGTGCGCTCGGCCTGTCGATCGGCGACGTCAATGCGACGCTCGCGATCAGCTTCGGCAGTGCCTATGCCAACGACTTCACCCGCGAGGGCCGCGTGCTGCGCGTGCTGCTTCAGGCCGATGCCGCGAGCCGGATGACGCCGCAGGACGTGCTGGAACTGCGCGTGCGCAGCGCGAATGGCGACATGGTTCCCTTCGGATCGTTCAGCAAGGCCGAATGGTCGGCCGAAGCCCCGCAGCTCCAGCGCTACAACGGCTATCCCGCGATGACGATTTCGGGTGAACCCGCGCCAGGCCAGTCGACCGGTGAGGCGATGGCCGAGATGGAGCGGCTCGCGCAGCAGCTTCCAGCCGGTTTCGCATATGAATGGACCGGCATCTCCTACGAGGAAAAGCAGTCGGCCGGCCAGATCGGCATGCTGCTCGGCCTGTCGCTCGTCGTCGTCTTCCTGCTGCTCGCGGCGCTCTATGAAAGCTGGTCGGTGCCTGTCGCGGTGCTTCTGGTCGTGCCCTTGGGCGTGCTGGGCGCGGTGCTCTTCTCGATGTTCCGCGGCCTGTCGGCGGACATTTACTTCAACGTCGGCCTGATCACGATCATCGGTCTTGCGGCGAAGAATGCGATCCTGATCGTCGAGTTCGCGATCGAACAGGAAGCCGAAGGCAAGTCGACGTTCGACGCGGTGATGGAAGCGGTAAAGCTGCGCCTGCGTCCGATCATCATGACCAGCCTGGCCTTCATCCTCGGCATGGTGCCGTTGGTGATTGCAAGCGGGGCCGGCGCCGCCAGCCGCATCGCGGTCGGCTCTGGCGTGATGGGCGGAATGATCGCGGCCACGTTGCTCGGCATCTTCTTCATTCCGCTCTTTTACCTGTCGGTGCGCAAATGGCTCAGCCGCAAGCGGCCCCCTGCCCCTGCCGAGAAAGGCCATCATGAGGAACCCGGCCATGCGTAA